A genomic window from Rhodococcus sp. KBS0724 includes:
- a CDS encoding enoyl-CoA hydratase family protein, which translates to MTDQDKPYVRYEVSGGAATITLDSPHNRNAISARLVTEVQAGLTSAAADPAVRAVVLTHAGGTFCAGADLSEASGSSASPEEAVKERGRGMLTLLRSILELPKPVIGRIDGHVRAGGMGLVGACDIVVAGPASTFAVTESRLGLAASIISLTVLPRLDQRSASRYLLTGEKFGQHEAHAIGLVTEASQDTAESVTELLVTLRGCSPQGLAESKWLTTREVLAGFDRDGEEMIAQSARLFSSEEAREGMMSFLQKRPAAWAH; encoded by the coding sequence ATGACGGATCAGGACAAGCCATACGTACGGTACGAAGTATCGGGCGGTGCGGCCACGATCACTCTCGACTCACCCCACAACCGCAACGCGATCTCGGCGCGGTTGGTCACTGAGGTGCAGGCGGGGTTGACGTCGGCGGCCGCCGATCCAGCGGTTCGAGCGGTGGTGCTCACCCACGCCGGTGGAACATTCTGTGCGGGAGCCGATCTCAGTGAGGCATCCGGGTCGTCCGCATCTCCGGAGGAGGCCGTCAAGGAGCGAGGGCGGGGGATGCTGACGCTCTTGCGCAGCATTCTCGAGCTTCCCAAGCCGGTGATCGGGCGCATCGACGGTCACGTCCGGGCCGGAGGCATGGGTCTTGTCGGGGCGTGCGACATCGTCGTGGCAGGACCGGCGAGCACCTTCGCGGTGACGGAATCACGATTGGGTTTGGCTGCGTCCATTATTTCGCTGACGGTCCTGCCGAGGCTCGATCAACGATCTGCGAGTCGGTATCTGCTCACGGGGGAGAAGTTCGGACAGCACGAGGCTCACGCTATCGGGCTGGTGACGGAAGCGTCACAGGACACCGCCGAGTCGGTCACTGAACTGTTGGTCACATTGCGGGGGTGCTCGCCACAGGGATTGGCCGAATCGAAATGGCTTACGACCAGGGAGGTCCTGGCCGGATTCGACCGAGACGGTGAGGAGATGATCGCGCAGTCGGCTCGGCTGTTTTCCTCCGAAGAGGCCCGTGAGGGCATGATGTCCTTCTTGCAGAAGCGTCCAGCGGCCTGGGCGCACTAG
- a CDS encoding acyl-CoA dehydrogenase family protein: protein MSFIETEEQKELRASVSKLGERFNYVDYVLPKARKGEPLTELWNEAGKLGFLGVNLPEEYGGGGAGIYELALVQEELAAQGAGLLLVVVSPAICGTIIGKYGTADQKQQWLPSLADGSKIMAFGITEADAGSNSHQITTTARRDGEDWILSGNKIYISGVDQADAVLIVARTEDSKTGKLKPALFIVPTDSPGFVKTQMEMDIIEPDHQFILFLDDVRLPADALVGEADAALMQLFAGLNPERILGASMAIGMGRYALNAAVKFANERTVWKTPIGAHQGISHPLAQVKIELELAKLMMQKAAVLYDSGDDFGAAEAANMAKYAAAEASIKALDQAIQTHGGAGLTKEYGLAAMLGAARIARVAPVSREMILNFVSQHSLGLPRSY, encoded by the coding sequence ATGAGTTTCATCGAAACCGAAGAGCAGAAGGAACTGCGGGCATCCGTTTCCAAACTGGGTGAGCGCTTCAACTACGTCGACTACGTGCTGCCCAAGGCGCGCAAGGGTGAGCCGCTCACCGAATTGTGGAACGAGGCGGGCAAACTCGGATTCCTGGGCGTCAACCTGCCGGAGGAATACGGCGGCGGCGGTGCAGGCATCTACGAACTCGCGCTGGTGCAGGAGGAATTGGCGGCGCAGGGTGCCGGTCTGCTCCTCGTTGTCGTCTCGCCGGCTATCTGCGGCACCATCATCGGCAAGTACGGCACTGCGGACCAGAAGCAGCAGTGGCTACCCAGTCTCGCCGACGGCTCCAAGATCATGGCGTTCGGAATCACCGAGGCCGACGCAGGTTCCAACTCTCACCAGATCACGACGACTGCTCGTCGCGACGGCGAAGACTGGATCCTGAGCGGCAACAAGATCTACATCTCGGGCGTCGATCAAGCTGACGCGGTCCTCATCGTTGCGCGCACCGAGGACTCCAAGACCGGCAAGCTCAAGCCCGCTCTGTTCATCGTCCCCACGGATTCTCCCGGATTCGTGAAGACGCAGATGGAGATGGACATCATCGAACCGGACCACCAGTTCATCTTGTTCCTCGACGACGTGCGCCTGCCGGCCGACGCTCTGGTCGGTGAAGCTGATGCCGCCCTGATGCAGTTGTTCGCCGGCCTCAATCCGGAGCGCATTCTGGGTGCGTCGATGGCGATCGGGATGGGCCGTTACGCCCTCAACGCTGCGGTGAAGTTCGCGAACGAGCGAACGGTGTGGAAGACGCCGATCGGTGCGCACCAAGGCATTTCGCATCCGCTCGCGCAGGTGAAAATCGAACTCGAACTCGCCAAGCTGATGATGCAGAAGGCCGCGGTGCTCTACGACAGCGGTGACGATTTCGGTGCCGCCGAGGCCGCGAACATGGCAAAGTACGCCGCTGCCGAGGCCAGCATCAAGGCACTCGATCAGGCGATCCAGACGCACGGCGGTGCCGGCCTGACGAAGGAATACGGACTGGCTGCCATGCTCGGCGCGGCACGCATCGCCCGCGTCGCGCCGGTGAGCCGCGAGATGATCCTCAACTTCGTCTCGCAGCATTCCCTCGGTCTGCCGCGGTCCTACTAG
- a CDS encoding biotin carboxylase N-terminal domain-containing protein, giving the protein MTITSVLVANRGEIARRVFATCRKNGIGTVAVFSDADADSPHVAEADASVRLPGNTPAETYLRGELIIAAAKASGADAIHPGYGFLSENAEFARSVIDAGLTWIGPPVESIELMGSKVESKKIMDAAGVPVLSELDPAAVTEAHLPVLIKASAGGGGRGMRVVRELSALDGELEAARREAQSAFGDPTVFCERYLETGRHIEVQVMADRHGGVWAVGERECSIQRRHQKVVEEAPSPLVQRIPAMRDKLFDASRLAANAIGYEGAGTVEFLADEKGDFFFLEMNTRLQVEHPVTECTTGLDLVELQLQVASGDALPDEQPQIRGHSIEVRLYAEDPAKNWQPQSGTVHHIELPGDVAEFSVLREQGVRLDSGVIDGSVVGVHYDPMLAKVISYAPTRTAAARLLVSTLARTRIHGLRTNRDLLVNVLAHPAFIAGDTDTAFFETHDLEKLSKPLADTDAERISALAAALADAAHNRASARVIGRLPSGWRNLPSQPQSKSYSTASGDYDVRYSLSRSGVLSVEGFDDVSLVSATATRVVLEQSGVRRSFDVAAYASEIFVDSSLGPVALTAAPRFVDPSAEVAAGSLLAPMPGSVIRLGAALGDTVTAGQPILWLEAMKMEHTVTAPTAGVLVELPVAVGQQVEVGSVLARVEEPATEEEA; this is encoded by the coding sequence GTGACAATCACTTCAGTACTGGTCGCCAATCGTGGCGAAATCGCCCGCCGTGTCTTTGCAACGTGTCGCAAGAACGGAATCGGCACCGTCGCGGTATTTTCCGACGCAGATGCCGACAGCCCGCACGTCGCCGAAGCCGACGCCTCGGTTCGGCTGCCGGGTAACACACCTGCCGAGACGTACCTGCGGGGTGAGCTCATCATCGCCGCCGCCAAGGCTTCGGGCGCTGACGCGATTCATCCCGGCTATGGATTCCTCTCCGAGAACGCGGAGTTCGCGCGCAGCGTCATCGACGCAGGGCTGACGTGGATCGGCCCGCCCGTCGAATCTATCGAGCTCATGGGATCGAAGGTCGAGTCCAAGAAGATCATGGACGCCGCCGGAGTTCCGGTACTTTCCGAACTCGATCCCGCCGCGGTGACCGAAGCTCATCTGCCGGTGCTCATCAAGGCGTCGGCCGGTGGCGGCGGACGCGGAATGCGTGTCGTTCGTGAATTGTCCGCGCTGGACGGCGAACTGGAAGCGGCTCGGCGTGAGGCGCAGTCCGCATTCGGCGACCCCACGGTCTTCTGTGAGCGCTACCTCGAGACCGGTCGGCACATCGAGGTCCAGGTCATGGCCGACCGCCACGGTGGGGTGTGGGCGGTGGGGGAGCGCGAGTGCTCGATCCAGCGTCGGCACCAGAAGGTCGTCGAAGAAGCACCGTCACCGCTCGTGCAACGCATCCCCGCCATGCGCGACAAGCTGTTCGACGCCTCGCGGCTTGCCGCCAATGCCATCGGCTACGAAGGTGCAGGAACCGTCGAGTTCCTCGCCGACGAAAAGGGCGACTTCTTCTTTCTCGAGATGAACACCCGTTTGCAGGTGGAGCACCCGGTCACCGAGTGCACCACCGGACTCGATCTGGTGGAGCTGCAATTGCAGGTCGCTTCCGGTGACGCGCTCCCAGACGAGCAGCCGCAGATCCGCGGGCATTCGATCGAGGTGCGTCTGTACGCCGAAGACCCCGCGAAGAACTGGCAGCCGCAGAGCGGTACCGTTCACCACATCGAGTTGCCCGGTGACGTGGCAGAATTCAGTGTTCTGCGTGAGCAGGGTGTTCGCCTCGACTCGGGTGTCATCGACGGCAGTGTCGTCGGCGTCCATTACGACCCGATGCTGGCCAAGGTCATCTCCTACGCGCCGACGCGAACGGCAGCTGCGCGGCTGCTCGTATCGACGCTGGCGCGCACCAGGATTCACGGCTTGCGTACCAACCGCGACCTGCTCGTCAACGTCTTGGCCCATCCGGCCTTCATTGCCGGAGATACCGACACGGCCTTCTTCGAGACTCACGACCTCGAGAAGCTGTCAAAGCCTCTGGCCGACACCGACGCCGAAAGGATCTCGGCGCTGGCGGCGGCACTTGCCGATGCCGCGCACAACCGGGCGTCGGCCCGCGTCATCGGCCGCTTGCCCAGCGGGTGGCGCAACCTCCCGTCGCAGCCGCAGAGCAAGAGTTACTCCACTGCGTCGGGCGACTACGACGTCCGGTACTCGCTGAGTCGAAGTGGTGTGCTGAGTGTAGAAGGCTTCGACGACGTGAGCCTGGTGTCGGCAACTGCGACCCGGGTAGTGCTCGAGCAGAGCGGAGTTCGGCGTTCGTTCGACGTGGCTGCATACGCGAGTGAGATTTTTGTCGACTCCTCGCTCGGACCCGTCGCCTTGACGGCAGCACCGCGCTTCGTGGATCCGTCGGCGGAAGTCGCTGCCGGTTCGTTGCTCGCTCCCATGCCGGGATCGGTTATCCGCCTCGGCGCCGCTCTCGGTGACACCGTCACTGCCGGCCAGCCGATTCTCTGGCTCGAGGCCATGAAGATGGAACATACCGTCACGGCACCGACTGCCGGTGTCCTGGTAGAACTTCCGGTCGCCGTCGGCCAGCAGGTCGAGGTCGGATCGGTACTCGCACGTGTGGAAGAACCCGCTACAGAAGAGGAAGCATGA
- a CDS encoding acyl-CoA carboxylase subunit beta, translating into MSVIRSTLDTNSEVYQTATSTMNTKLAEIEVEHAKALAGGGEKYTERHHKRGKLLARERIELLLDQDSPFLELCPLAAWGSDFPVGASTVVGIGVVEGVECLIVANDPTVRGGTSNPWTLRKGFRANDIAMQNRLPVISLVESGGADLPTQKEVFIPGGRMFRDLTQLSAAGIPTIALVFGNSTAGGAYIPGMSDHVVMIKERSKVFLAGPPLVKMATGEESDDEALGGAEMHARKSGLADYFAADEQDAIRIGRSIVKRLNWTKKGPAPRAEIIEPLEDPEELLGIVPADLKIPFDPREVIARIVDGSDFDEFKPLYGSSLVTGWAELNGYPIGILANARGVLFSEESQKATQFIQLANRSNTPLLFLHNTTGYMVGKEYEEGGMIKHGSMMINAVANSKVPHISILLGASYGAGHYGMCGRAFDPRFLFAWPSSKSAVMGGAQLAGVISIVGRAAAEARGQVFDEQADAGMRAMIENQIEAESLPMFLSGRLYDDGVIDPRDTRTVVGMCLSAIATAPIEGTENFGVFRM; encoded by the coding sequence ATGAGTGTCATCCGGTCCACACTGGACACCAATTCCGAGGTGTACCAGACCGCAACATCGACCATGAACACCAAGCTCGCCGAGATCGAGGTCGAGCATGCCAAGGCCCTGGCGGGTGGCGGCGAGAAGTACACCGAGCGGCACCACAAGCGAGGAAAACTCCTGGCGCGTGAGCGGATCGAGCTTCTCCTCGATCAGGATTCACCGTTCCTCGAGCTGTGCCCGCTCGCCGCGTGGGGAAGCGATTTCCCGGTCGGCGCCAGCACCGTGGTCGGTATCGGCGTCGTCGAAGGCGTCGAATGCCTGATCGTTGCCAACGATCCCACCGTGCGCGGCGGCACCAGCAACCCGTGGACCCTGCGTAAGGGTTTCCGCGCCAACGACATCGCCATGCAGAACCGCCTCCCGGTGATCTCCCTGGTCGAGTCCGGTGGCGCAGACTTGCCGACGCAGAAAGAGGTGTTCATCCCGGGTGGGCGTATGTTCCGTGACCTTACGCAGCTCTCCGCAGCCGGAATCCCCACCATCGCACTGGTCTTCGGCAACTCGACGGCCGGCGGCGCGTACATCCCCGGCATGTCCGACCACGTCGTGATGATCAAGGAACGCTCCAAGGTGTTTCTCGCAGGCCCGCCGCTGGTCAAGATGGCCACCGGTGAGGAATCCGACGACGAGGCACTCGGCGGCGCCGAAATGCACGCCCGCAAATCCGGACTGGCCGACTACTTCGCCGCCGACGAGCAGGACGCGATCCGCATCGGGCGCTCGATCGTCAAGCGACTCAACTGGACCAAGAAGGGGCCGGCGCCCCGTGCCGAAATCATCGAACCGCTCGAGGATCCGGAAGAGTTGCTCGGCATCGTTCCCGCCGACCTGAAGATCCCGTTCGATCCGCGTGAGGTTATCGCCCGCATCGTCGACGGTTCCGACTTCGACGAGTTCAAGCCCCTCTACGGGTCGTCTCTCGTGACCGGCTGGGCGGAGCTGAACGGCTACCCGATCGGCATCCTGGCGAACGCCCGTGGAGTTCTCTTCAGCGAGGAATCGCAGAAGGCCACACAGTTCATCCAGCTCGCCAACCGCTCCAACACGCCGTTGCTGTTCCTGCACAACACCACCGGCTACATGGTGGGCAAGGAATACGAGGAGGGCGGCATGATCAAGCACGGATCGATGATGATCAATGCGGTTGCCAACTCCAAGGTTCCGCACATCTCCATCCTGCTCGGAGCGTCGTACGGCGCCGGTCACTACGGCATGTGCGGGCGGGCGTTCGATCCGCGATTCCTCTTCGCCTGGCCCAGTTCCAAGTCCGCCGTCATGGGCGGTGCGCAGCTCGCAGGCGTCATCTCCATCGTGGGACGCGCTGCCGCCGAGGCGCGCGGCCAGGTCTTCGACGAGCAGGCCGATGCCGGCATGCGCGCGATGATCGAGAACCAGATCGAGGCCGAGTCACTTCCGATGTTCTTGTCCGGGCGTCTTTACGACGACGGCGTCATCGACCCCCGAGATACCCGCACCGTGGTGGGAATGTGCCTGTCGGCCATTGCCACCGCCCCGATCGAAGGCACCGAGAACTTCGGCGTCTTCCGTATGTGA
- a CDS encoding acyl-CoA dehydrogenase family protein, with amino-acid sequence MTVWTTPERLALRETVRGFVNQEILPHLTQWERDGEIPRELHRKAGALGLLGASAPESAGGEGGDAVDSIVICEEMHQAGASGGLFASLFTCGIAVPHLIAAGDEAQIEKWVKSTLRGEKIGSLAITEPGGGSDVGHLTTTAKRDGDHYVVNGAKTFITSGVRADFVVTAVRTGGSGAGGVSLLVIEKGTPGFTVSRKLEKMGWRASDTAELSFVDARVPVENLVGAENSGFAQIAQAFVSERVALAAQAYASAERCLELTLEWCRARETFGRPLISRQAVQNTVTEMARKIDVAKVYTHSVIERHMAGDGDLIAEVCFAKNTAVETGEWVANQAVQLFGGLGYMQESEVERQYRDMRILGIGGGTTEILTGLAAKRLGYQS; translated from the coding sequence GTGACCGTGTGGACCACACCGGAAAGGCTTGCGCTTCGTGAGACCGTACGCGGATTCGTGAACCAGGAGATTCTGCCGCACCTGACGCAGTGGGAGCGTGACGGTGAGATCCCGCGCGAATTGCACCGAAAGGCAGGCGCTCTGGGTCTCCTCGGGGCCAGTGCTCCCGAATCGGCGGGCGGTGAGGGCGGTGACGCCGTCGACTCCATCGTGATCTGTGAGGAGATGCATCAGGCTGGTGCGTCTGGCGGATTGTTTGCCTCACTGTTCACCTGCGGTATCGCTGTGCCGCACCTGATTGCCGCCGGCGACGAGGCGCAGATCGAGAAGTGGGTCAAGTCAACCCTGCGCGGGGAGAAGATCGGCTCGCTTGCCATCACCGAACCGGGCGGTGGCAGCGACGTCGGACACCTGACAACCACAGCCAAGCGCGACGGCGACCATTACGTCGTCAACGGCGCCAAGACGTTCATCACCTCCGGGGTCCGCGCAGACTTCGTCGTCACCGCAGTGCGCACTGGTGGCTCCGGTGCTGGTGGTGTCTCGCTGCTCGTGATCGAGAAGGGCACACCGGGATTCACGGTGTCACGCAAGCTCGAAAAGATGGGGTGGCGCGCGTCCGATACCGCGGAGCTGTCCTTTGTCGACGCCAGGGTTCCGGTGGAGAATCTGGTCGGCGCAGAGAACAGCGGCTTCGCGCAGATCGCGCAGGCATTCGTCTCCGAGCGTGTCGCCCTCGCTGCGCAGGCGTATGCCAGCGCGGAGCGATGCCTCGAGTTGACCCTCGAATGGTGCCGCGCTCGTGAGACTTTCGGACGCCCCCTCATTAGCCGTCAGGCAGTGCAGAACACCGTCACCGAGATGGCCCGCAAGATCGATGTGGCCAAGGTGTACACGCACTCGGTGATCGAGCGGCACATGGCCGGTGACGGAGATCTGATCGCCGAGGTGTGCTTCGCTAAAAACACGGCCGTCGAAACCGGTGAATGGGTTGCCAACCAAGCCGTTCAGCTGTTCGGCGGCCTCGGATACATGCAGGAAAGCGAAGTGGAGAGGCAGTACCGGGACATGCGAATTCTGGGAATCGGTGGCGGTACCACCGAAATCCTCACCGGCCTCGCGGCCAAGCGATTGGGGTATCAGTCATGA
- a CDS encoding acyclic terpene utilization AtuA family protein has product MSSVRIGNCSGFYGDRVSAMREMLEGGELDYLTGDYLAELTMLILGRDRMKDPSLGYAKTFLRQVEDTLGLALEKGVKIVANAGGLNPAGLADALREVNTKLGLNAKIAHVEGDDLISRADELGLGSPLTANAYLGAWGIVAALSADADVVVTGRVTDASVIVGPAAHHFGWKRDDFDRLAGAVAAGHVIECGTQATGGNYAFFTEIPNLGRPGFPIAEINADGSSVITKHVGTDGEVSVGTVTAQLLYEITGGRYAGPDVTTRIDNAVLTQEGPDRVLISGVTGEAPPPQYKVSLNTLAGFRNEATFILTGLDIEAKADLAKGQLESWLTKKPAELVWTLARTDHPDSDTEETASALLRCVVRDSDPTVIGRPFSAVAVEMALASYPGFSLTAPPSNGQPYGVFTPGYVDAGSVPHIAVLPDGTRVDIAPSTLTQDLEPVDEPERPEPLPPQSSLSVPLGTIAGARSGDKGGNANVGVWVRTDDQWKWLAHTLTVDKLKELLPEAAELTVTRYQLPHLRAVNFVIEGILGQGVASQARFDPQAKGIGEWLRSRHIDIPISLLPATDEKEDSR; this is encoded by the coding sequence ATGAGTTCGGTACGGATCGGTAACTGCTCCGGCTTCTACGGCGACCGCGTCTCGGCGATGCGCGAGATGCTCGAGGGCGGCGAACTCGACTACCTGACCGGCGACTACCTTGCCGAACTGACGATGTTGATCCTCGGCCGGGATCGGATGAAGGACCCGTCGCTCGGCTATGCGAAGACGTTCCTGCGGCAGGTGGAGGACACCCTCGGCCTTGCGCTCGAGAAGGGCGTGAAGATCGTTGCGAACGCCGGCGGCCTCAACCCGGCCGGACTGGCCGACGCGCTGCGCGAGGTCAACACCAAGCTGGGGTTGAACGCAAAGATCGCCCACGTCGAGGGCGACGATTTGATCTCTCGAGCAGACGAACTCGGACTCGGCTCCCCGCTGACGGCCAATGCGTACCTCGGCGCCTGGGGCATAGTCGCAGCATTGTCGGCCGACGCCGATGTCGTGGTCACCGGACGTGTCACCGATGCGTCGGTGATCGTCGGTCCGGCCGCCCATCACTTCGGTTGGAAGCGAGATGATTTCGATCGGTTGGCCGGTGCCGTCGCGGCGGGTCACGTCATCGAGTGCGGCACCCAGGCGACTGGCGGCAACTACGCGTTCTTCACCGAGATTCCCAATCTGGGCCGCCCTGGCTTCCCGATCGCCGAGATCAACGCGGACGGCTCGTCCGTCATCACCAAGCATGTCGGAACGGATGGCGAGGTGAGCGTCGGCACCGTGACGGCGCAGCTGTTGTACGAGATCACGGGCGGACGCTACGCGGGCCCGGACGTGACCACCCGCATCGACAACGCAGTGCTCACCCAGGAAGGTCCGGATCGGGTGCTGATCAGCGGCGTCACAGGCGAGGCTCCGCCGCCGCAGTACAAGGTCTCGCTGAACACACTGGCCGGGTTCCGCAACGAGGCCACGTTCATCCTCACCGGTCTCGACATCGAGGCCAAAGCGGATCTGGCAAAGGGGCAACTCGAATCCTGGCTGACGAAGAAGCCGGCCGAATTGGTCTGGACCCTCGCTCGCACGGATCATCCGGATTCCGATACCGAAGAAACCGCAAGTGCGTTGCTGCGCTGCGTGGTTCGCGATTCCGATCCCACGGTGATCGGGAGGCCCTTCTCCGCGGTTGCGGTGGAAATGGCACTTGCCAGCTACCCAGGCTTCTCGCTTACCGCACCCCCGAGCAACGGCCAACCGTACGGAGTGTTCACCCCCGGCTACGTCGACGCGGGATCGGTGCCTCACATCGCCGTGCTTCCTGACGGCACTCGGGTGGACATCGCTCCGTCGACGCTGACGCAGGACCTCGAACCTGTCGATGAACCTGAGCGTCCGGAGCCCTTGCCGCCACAGTCGTCGCTCTCGGTGCCGCTCGGCACGATCGCCGGTGCACGCAGCGGCGACAAGGGTGGAAACGCCAACGTAGGCGTCTGGGTTCGCACGGACGATCAGTGGAAGTGGTTGGCGCACACTCTCACCGTCGACAAGCTCAAGGAACTACTGCCGGAAGCGGCAGAGTTGACCGTCACTCGATACCAGCTTCCGCACCTTCGTGCCGTCAACTTCGTGATCGAGGGAATCCTCGGGCAGGGTGTGGCCTCGCAGGCGCGGTTCGATCCGCAAGCCAAGGGAATTGGCGAATGGTTGCGCTCGCGCCACATCGACATCCCGATTTCGCTACTTCCCGCAACTGACGAGAAAGAGGATTCACGGTGA
- a CDS encoding TIGR03084 family metal-binding protein, whose product MAELQTFIDDLRAEGDSLDALVADLPEEKWATPTPAEGWTIAHQIGHLHWTDSAAILAITDPDGFAEQLKAAFVNPAGFVDDGAAEQAARPPAELLADWRAGRIALVEALTAAPAGTKFSWYGPPMGGVSMATARLMETWAHGQDVADALRVERVPTARIKNIAHLGVRTRNFAYSVNEKAPPAEDFRVELTAPDGSLWTWGPEDAAQKVTGPALDFCLLVTQRANRADLDLVADGGDADEWLGFAQAFAGPSGEGRSAREAKVGK is encoded by the coding sequence ATGGCCGAACTTCAGACGTTCATCGATGACTTGCGGGCCGAAGGCGACAGCCTCGATGCCCTGGTTGCGGATCTGCCCGAGGAGAAATGGGCGACACCGACGCCCGCGGAGGGGTGGACCATCGCGCATCAGATCGGGCACCTGCACTGGACGGACAGTGCAGCGATCCTGGCGATCACCGACCCGGACGGGTTCGCGGAGCAGTTGAAGGCGGCGTTCGTGAATCCGGCGGGGTTTGTCGACGACGGTGCTGCCGAGCAGGCGGCCCGACCACCCGCGGAGTTGCTCGCCGATTGGCGAGCGGGACGCATCGCTCTCGTCGAGGCGCTCACCGCGGCCCCGGCCGGCACCAAGTTCTCCTGGTACGGCCCGCCCATGGGCGGCGTCTCCATGGCAACTGCCCGGTTGATGGAGACGTGGGCCCACGGGCAGGACGTCGCCGACGCACTCCGCGTCGAACGAGTTCCGACGGCGCGCATCAAGAACATCGCTCACCTGGGTGTCCGCACGCGAAACTTTGCCTACTCGGTCAACGAGAAGGCGCCGCCTGCCGAGGACTTCCGGGTGGAGTTGACGGCGCCCGACGGTTCGCTCTGGACCTGGGGGCCGGAAGATGCGGCGCAGAAGGTGACGGGGCCGGCGTTGGACTTCTGCTTGCTGGTCACTCAGCGCGCCAATCGTGCCGATCTCGATCTGGTCGCCGACGGCGGCGACGCGGACGAGTGGCTCGGGTTCGCGCAGGCATTTGCCGGTCCCAGCGGCGAGGGGCGATCGGCACGAGAAGCGAAGGTGGGCAAATGA
- a CDS encoding crotonase/enoyl-CoA hydratase family protein: MSDAVLISRTGDVVTWTLNRPDTRNAISEIDMIEALEDAVTAVNRDQSVRAVILTGAGSAFSSGGNVKHMRDKEGMFGGAPGEIRQGYRHGIQRIPLALYTCEVPTIAAVNGPAIGAGCDLSLMCDLRIGSTAAVFAESFVKVGLIPGDGGAWLLPRAIGNARAAEMAFTGEPIDAAKALDWGLISQVTAPEELLSAAHALAARVAANPPQVLRMTKKLLREGQHQSLESLLELSAAMQSIAHHTRDHHEAVAAMLERRSPEFTGE, from the coding sequence ATGAGCGACGCCGTACTCATCTCCCGAACCGGCGACGTGGTCACGTGGACCCTCAATCGCCCGGACACCCGCAATGCCATCTCCGAGATCGACATGATCGAAGCTCTCGAAGACGCGGTCACTGCGGTTAACCGTGATCAGAGCGTGCGCGCGGTCATCCTCACCGGAGCCGGATCGGCCTTCTCCTCCGGCGGGAACGTCAAACACATGCGGGACAAGGAAGGCATGTTCGGCGGCGCACCCGGCGAGATCCGCCAGGGCTACCGGCACGGGATCCAGCGCATCCCACTCGCCCTGTACACGTGTGAGGTACCGACCATCGCCGCCGTCAACGGCCCAGCCATCGGAGCGGGCTGCGATCTCTCCCTCATGTGCGACCTTCGCATCGGGTCCACAGCCGCAGTCTTCGCCGAGAGCTTCGTCAAAGTAGGACTCATCCCCGGCGACGGCGGAGCGTGGCTGCTCCCCCGCGCGATCGGCAACGCCCGCGCCGCCGAGATGGCGTTCACCGGCGAACCGATCGACGCCGCCAAGGCACTCGACTGGGGGCTGATCTCGCAGGTCACCGCGCCCGAAGAATTGCTCTCCGCCGCGCACGCCTTGGCAGCGCGAGTAGCAGCCAATCCCCCGCAGGTGCTCCGCATGACCAAGAAACTGCTCCGTGAGGGCCAGCACCAAAGCCTCGAGAGCCTGCTCGAACTCTCCGCCGCCATGCAGTCGATCGCGCATCACACTCGCGATCACCACGAAGCCGTCGCCGCGATGCTCGAACGTCGTAGTCCTGAGTTCACCGGAGAATGA